The following coding sequences are from one Pocillopora verrucosa isolate sample1 chromosome 5, ASM3666991v2, whole genome shotgun sequence window:
- the LOC131783765 gene encoding uncharacterized protein, producing the protein MSTKRKQVLSFKEKQIIISHWDKKEKGTNLAQEYGISKQQISDIQKNKDKILKSTDSIDTSEGLKGIINIRGAGETKGQSETEEKGKENRAFLLGKCEGISSTQLFNCMETKFIKDKKQDKGQESTHGGNECPWVNNRAKKQTEKTDKYGPLRLELSIKCPGREERPPAENGPRARKPNTSLDQEGISLERIRELRKRRGGVLSSLTSKRREIDSLLTDVNNLETVKVKLSEITSLFRRFTEAHDAYNVALVEESQRQESDLYFADIEGSLDFFCRTVNDRLRVTEARLQDNLITPDDSASQIGSEVRSKSRPSMCGSRTSHFSKTSSISAARAKEAARIAELRAEAHALKHRHSLQESELRLKRQEYDLQLKKDELNLKTEYAKAVAREEAYAQAEAGNFAPSNVASRNPRCPVSVVSSITEKSRTGGSKRESFVPADKKEKLSVKSSNPVKDHKDAVSDSSSSTGNSGLSDQAYGILVQQNRVMEEFVKQQQSNLLPRKRVPVFSGDPLHYCAFIRAFETVIETRELDYAGRLYYLEQHTAGRAQELVQSCLYMKAEDGYVKAKKLLESKFGQKHKIAMAYVDKVTNGPVIKAEDADALEGFAVLLSSCTYTLKAIGHSSKFESPDSMRKIIERLPPKLQASWRDNADRILNSKARDVCIDDISLFVEQKARTLSNPVFGKLPCLEKDKKNSKDRGSRSKSERPGGKQLSLVTISETKSALNSSADVLSAVHSSKKNCLFCNADHNLTECSSFAKVAPTDRQEFVMKQRLCFSCLGGGHQSRSCHKRKPCIHCNKRHATVMHVGAPEAIVASDRGKDGLQSENNQSSTEKNRADHFCGLTTMEGSVTALPIVAVKVKVKGSPRSVETYALLDNGSNTTFCSVSLLKRLRVSGKEMRLKLTTMDSCNDVDSLVVTNLEVTDLDENVVISLPEVLSRPSMPVVKDEIPKQEDVERWPHLQGYVYLAELNSEVDLLIGANVPEALQPREVVPASDGGPYATRVDLGWVINGPTGRKQKFVPSSSLFVNCKETHPMCIACADFADATLSDGLSMSRDYLKFMNIVEDSVMQCEDGHYQVSLPLRDLNLQMPANQSQAERRALYLKRKFSKDVKFREDYVACLEKVIGDGFAEKVPLDVLERSDGKVWFIPHHGVYHHKKPDKIRVVFDCSAHSQGTSLNDELFQGPDLTNNLVGVLIRFRQEPVAVMGDVQSMFHQVRVPEVDRDLLRFLWWPRGDFSKKLEEYRMTVHLFGAVSSPSCANFAMRRNAEDHRHEFSPDVVSTVLKNFYVDDCLKSLPSAAVAIKHVEELRRLMLRGGFNLNKWISNDCEVLESIPVEARAKGVKDLDLDNDVLPAERALGVSWFVETDTFGFKVNFKEKPCTRRGILSVVSSVYDPLGMAAPFILPAKLLLQDLCRKSLGWDDEIPSDYLSRWRVWLNGLPKLSQIKGPAFLLKQKSEWERSPLCGVELEEDDPEVKREPKSFVVHASKDSSIVSIIQRFSSWFKLLKFIALCLRCQRRFVMRRKVSKENCLDTADASGAKLVTNAELEEAGKEIIKFEQNLTFAEELEAVKGDKCVKGSSAFARLDPILTDGLLRVGGRLSRATLSDDSKHQIIIPKDSHLARLLVNHFHQKSGHSSREYVLALLRERFWLIRANSTVRSVLSSCFDCKRRQGPVGEQKMANLPRPRVTPDQPPFTCVGIDYFGPFLVRQKRSMVKRYGAIFTCLVLRAVHLEVCHSLDTDSFINALRRFIARRGQVKEIRSNNGSNFVGGERELRVMIDSWNQAKIHDALLQKSIKWVFNPPGASHHGGVWERLIRSIRKVLGALVKEQSLDDESLQTLLCECESIINGRPLTTVSDDPKDLEPLSPNHLLLLRSETPLPPGLFLKSDTYSRRRWRQVQYLADVFWGRWKREYLPLLQSRQKWFRPKKNFAVGTLLSWLTKLCQGMRGQLVGLQRFFLTNMDLSAVSRLKPRHQLWSALSVNYVFWNQLNKWKEKFIDFP; encoded by the exons ATGTCTACAAAGCGAAAGCAAGTTCTATCGTTTAAAGAAAagcagataattatttcacattgggataaaaaagagaaaggaacaaatttagCTCAAGAATATGGCATCAGCAAGCAGCAGATCTCAGACATACAGAAGAACAAAGACAAGATCCTAAAATCTACAGACAGCATCGATACAAGCGAAGGATTAAAAGGAATCATTAATATTC GCGGAGCTGGAGAGACTAAGGGACAATcggaaactgaagaaaaagggaaagaaaacagaGCATTCTTATTAGGAAAATGCGAAGGGATCTCATCCACACAACTTTTTAACTGCATGGAAACGAAATTCATCAAAGACAAGAAACAAGATAAA GGCCAAGAAAGTACTCATGGTGGAAATGAGTGCCCGTGGGTGAACAACCGcgcaaagaaacaaacagagaaaaCCGACAAGTATGGGCCACTTAGACTGGAGTTGTCAATAAAATGTCCAGG CCGGGAAGAACGGCCACCTGCCGAAAACGGTCCACGTGCTCGTAAACCGAATACCTCTTTGGATCAAGAAGGAATCTCTCTTGAACGCATCCGTGAACTCAGAAAGCGAAGAGGAGGAGTGTTGTCTTCGTTAACGTCCAAGCGTCGAGAGATCGATAGTCTTTTAACGGATGTAAATAATTTGGAGACGGTGAAAGTAAAGCTGTCGGAAATCACGTCGCTATTTCGAAGATTTACCGAGGCTCATGACGCGTATAATGTAGCTCTGGTTGAGGAAAGTCAGAGACAAGAATCAGACCTCTATTTCGCCGACATTGAAGGCAGTTTAGATTTTTTCTGCCGTACGGTCAATGATAGGTTACGTGTCACGGAAGCCAGGCTTCAAGATAACCTGATAACGCCTGACGACAGCGCTTCTCAAATTGGGTCCGAGGTTCGTAGCAAGTCTAGACCATCCATGTGTGGATCGAGAACGAGTCACTTTTCTAAAACGAGCTCCATATCTGCTGCAAGAGCCAAAGAGGCAGCTCGCATCGCGGAACTTCGAGCGGAGGCACACGCTTTGAAACACCGTCATTCGCTTCAGGAATCGGAGCTACGCCTCAAGAGGCAAGAGTACGACCTGCAGTTGAAGAAAGATGAATTAAACCTCAAAACTGAGTACGCTAAAGCGGTGGCTAGAGAAGAAGCTTACGCTCAAGCTGAAGCGGGTAATTTCGCGCCTAGCAACGTGGCCTCTAGGAATCCTCGTTGTCCCGTTTCAGTCGTATCCTCCATCACTGAAAAGTCAAGGACTGGTGGTTCAAAACGTGAGTCATTTGTACCTGCCGATAAGAAAGAGAAATTGTCTGTGAAGTCAAGTAACCCGGTTAAAGATCATAAGGATGCTGTGAGTGATTCAAGTTCAAGCACTGGCAACTCAGGTCTAAGCGACCAGGCCTATGGCATTCTCGTCCAGCAGAACCGAGTAATGGAAGAGTTCGTGAAACAGCAGCAAAGCAACTTGTTACCCAGGAAACGTGTACCTGTGTTCAGTGGAGACCCTTTACATTACTGTGCTTTCATTCGCGCGTTCGAGACCGTAATCGAAACTAGAGAACTAGATTACGCTGGGAGACTCTATTACCTCGAACAGCACACAGCTGGCAGAGCTCAAGAGTTGGTACAAAGTTGCCTCTACATGAAAGCCGAAGATGGGTACGTAAAGGCAAAGAAACTCTTAGAGAGCAAATTTGGACAGAAGCACAAAATCGCTATGGCATATGTGGATAAAGTCACTAATGGTCCAGTCATCAAAGCTGAAGATGCAGACGCCCTAGAAGGCTTTGCCGTTTTGCTCTCTAGCTGTACATACACTCTTAAGGCTATCGGCCATTCCAGCAAGTTCGAAAGTCCGGATAGCATGCGGAAGATTATTGAGAGGCTTCCCCCGAAGTTGCAAGCCAGTTGGCGGGACAACGCTGATCGGATCCTCAACTCGAAAGCGAGAGACGTCTGCATTGATGATATTTCACTCTTCGTTGAACAGAAAGCCCGCACCTTGTCCAATCCAGTTTTTGGCAAGCTTCCTTGTTTGGAAAAGGATAAGAAGAACAGCAAGGATAGGGGTTCGAGATCGAAGTCTGAGAGACCCGGTGGAAAACAGCTAAGCCTCGTCACGATCTCCGAGACGAAATCTGCTCTCAATTCATCTGCTGATGTGTTGAGTGCAGTTCATTCTTCTAAGAAGAACTGTCTGTTTTGTAATGCAGATCACAATCTCACCGAATGTTCCAGTTTCGCCAAAGTAGCTCCTACAGATCGTCAGGAGTTTGTCATGAAGCAGAGGCTATGCTTTTCGTGCTTAGGTGGAGGCCATCAGTCTAGAAGTTGTCACAAAAGGAAGCCCTGTATTCACTGTAATAAGAGACACGCTACTGTAATGCATGTAGGTGCACCAGAAGCTATTGTTGCGTCCGACCGTGGTAAGGATGGACTTCAGAGCGAGAATAACCAGTCCAGTACTGAGAAGAACAGAGCTGATCACTTTTGTGGCCTAACCACAATGGAGGGTTCCGTGACTGCATTGCCCATTGTTGCTGTGAAGGTCAAAGTCAAAGGAAGTCCTCGGTCCGTGGAGACTTATGCGTTGCTGGATAATGGATCTAACACCACCTTTTGCTCGGTTAGCCTGTTGAAACGTCTGAGAGTCAGCGGCAAGGAAATGAGACTCAAGCTAACCACCATGGATAGCTGCAACGATGTGGACAGTCTCGTTGTTACGAACCTGGAAGTGACTGATCTAGACGAGAACGTTGTCATTTCCTTGCCAGAAGTTCTTTCCCGACCTTCTATGCCTGTAGTGAAAGACGAGATCCCGAAACAAGAGGATGTGGAGCGATGGCCGCACCTTCAAGGCTATGTATACCTAGCAGAATTGAATTCCGAGGTGGATCTATTAATTGGTGCAAACGTACCTGAAGCCCTACAACCGAGAGAAGTTGTCCCTGCCTCTGATGGGGGTCCATATGCAACTAGAGTTGATCTTGGCTGGGTTATCAATGGCCCAACTGGAAGAAAGCAAAAGTTTGTCCCATCTTCTAGTTTATTCGTTAACTGTAAGGAGACTCATCCTATGTGTATAGCATGTGCTGATTTTGCAGATGCCACTCTTTCCGATGGTTTAAGCATGTCAAGGGATTACTTAAAGTTCATGAACATTGTAGAGGATTCAGTTATGCAGTGTGAAGATGGTCATTATCAGGTTTCTCTGCCGTTAAGGGACCTCAACTTGCAGATGCCAGCAAACCAGAGTCAAGCAGAACGCCGTGCCCTCTATCTTAAACGTAAATTCTCTAAAGATGTGAAGTTTCGCGAGGACTATGTTGCTTGTCTTGAGAAGGTGATCGGTGACGGTTTTGCAGAAAAGGTTCCCCTGGATGTCCTGGAGAGATCAGATGGTAAGGTGTGGTTTATCCCGCACCACGGCGTTTATCATCATAAGAAACCGGATAAAATACGTGTCGTTTTCGATTGCTCAGCCCATTCTCAAGGAACTTCCCTGAATGATGAGCTGTTTCAAGGTCCTGACTTAACCAATAATCTGGTTGGCGTGCTGATCCGTTTCCGTCAGGAGCCAGTCGCAGTCATGGGTGACGTTCAATCTATGTTCCATCAGGTGCGTGTCCCAGAAGTAGATAGAGACCTCCTACGGTTCCTTTGGTGGCCCCGTGGCGACTTCTCTAAGAAATTAGAAGAGTATCGGATGACCGTACATCTGTTCGGCGCGGTTTCGTCTCCCAGTTGTGCTAACTTCGCCATGCGACGGAATGCCGAAGATCATAGGCACGAGTTTTCCCCTGACGTGGTTAGTACTGTCTTGAAGAATTTCTACGTTGACGACTGCCTGAAGTCCTTACCTTCAGCGGCTGTTGCAATAAAACATGTGGAAGAACTTCGTCGGCTAATGCTGAGGGGAGGTTTCAATTTGAATAAATGGATCAGCAATGACTGCGAAGTCTTGGAATCCATTCCTGTAGAAGCTAGAGCGAAGGGTGTTAAAGATCTGGATCTTGATAACGACGTGCTTCCTGCAGAGAGAGCCCTAGGTGTATCCTGGTTTGTCGAGACAGATACATTTGGTTTCAAAGTGAACTTTAAGGAGAAACCTTGTACCAGGCGTGGTATCCTTTCCGTGGTGAGTTCAGTTTACGATCCTCTCGGTATGGCAGCGCCTTTCATCCTTCCGGCAAAACTGCTCCTTCAGGATCTGTGCAGAAAGAGTTTGGGTTGGGATGATGAGATTCCCAGCGACTACCTATCTCGTTGGCGTGTGTGGCTAAATGGTCTACCGAAACTTTCCCAGATAAAGGGGCCGGCGTTTCTGCTGAAACAGAAATCTGAATGGGAAAGGTCCCCTCTGTGCGGCGTAGAACTGGAAGAAGATGACCCAGAGGTGAAACGAGAGCCGAAATCTTTTGTTGTTCACGCGAGTAAAGATTCGAGTATCGTTTCTATCATCCAACGGTTTTCTTCATGGTTCAAATTGTTGAAGTTTATCGCGCTGTGTCTTCGCTGCCAGAGAAGATTTGTGATGAGGAGAAAAGTGTCAAAGGAGAATTGTTTGGATACTGCTGACGCATCTGGAGCGAAATTGGTGACAAACGCAGAGCTGGAAGAAGCCGGAAAAGAGATTATCAAGTTCGAGCAGAATCTCACCTTTGCAGAAGAATTAGAAGCCGTTAAGGGAGATAAATGCGTCAAGGGGTCAAGTGCATTTGCAAGATTAGATCCGATCTTGACCGATGGTCTTCTTCGTGTTGGCGGGCGCCTTAGCAGGGCTACCCTATCAGACGACTCTAAGCATCAGATTATCATTCCTAAAGATTCTCATCTAGCTCGTCTGCTTGTGAACCACTTTCACCAGAAAAGCGGCCATTCTAGTAGAGAATATGTCCTGGCTCTGTTGCGCGAACGTTTCTGGTTGATTCGTGCCAACTCTACTGTTAGAAGTGTGCTTTCATCCTGCTTTGATTGCAAACGACGACAAGGTCCCGTTGGAGAACAAAAGATGGCAAATCTGCCTCGGCCTCGAGTTACACCAGATCAACCCCCCTTCACGTGCGTGGGGATAGATTATTTTGGTCCCTTTCTTGTTCGTCAAAAGAGGAGCATGGTCAAACGTTATGGTGCAATCTTCACTTGTTTGGTACTGCGAGCTGTTCATCTGGAGGTGTGTCACTCACTGGACACTGACTCTTTTATTAACGCACTCAGACGTTTTATCGCTCGTAGAGGTCAAGTTAAAGAAATTCGCTCCAACAATGGTTCAAATTTCGTAGGAGGTGAAAGGGAGCTTCGTGTCATGATTGACAGCTGGAATCAAGCTAAAATTCATGACGCCCTTCTGCAGAAAAGCATCAAATGGGTTTTTAACCCACCCGGAGCCTCGCATCATGGTGGTGTCTGGGAGAGGCTAATTAGATCTATACGCAAGGTTCTGGGTGCCCTGGTTAAAGAACAAAGTCTCGATGATGAGAGTCTTCAGACTTTGTTGTGTGAATGTGAGAGCATTATCAATGGAAGACCTCTGACCACAGTTTCTGACGATCCAAAGGATTTGGAACCACTATCACCCAACCACCTTCTCCTGCTTCGCAGCGAGACACCTCTTCCTCCAGGCTTGTTCTTAAAGAGCGACACATACTCCAGGAGAAGATGGCGGCAAGTACAATATTTGGCTGATGTTTTCTGGGGTCGCTGGAAGAGAGAATATCTCCCTCTGTTGCAATCACGTCAGAAATGGTTTCgaccaaagaaaaactttgccgTGGGGACACTGTTATCGTGGTTGACGAAACTTTGCCAAGGAATGCGTGGGCAATTGGTCGGATTACAGAGGTTTTTCCTGACAAATATGGATTTGTCCGCCGTGTCAAGGTTAAAACCAAGACATCAACTTTGGAGCGCCCTATCAGTAAACTATGTCTTCTGGAATCAATTGAACAAGtggaaggaaaaattcattgaCTTTCCTTAA